The following DNA comes from Hymenobacter siberiensis.
GCTGTACACCCATTCGTACACCGTGGGCAAAATCAGCAGGGAGAGAATGGTGGCCGTTATCAGGCCGCCGATGACGACGATGGCCAGCGGCTTCTGCGTTTCGGAGCCGATGCCGTGGCTGAGGGCGGCCGGCAGCAGGCCCAGCGAGGCCATCAGAGCCGTCATAATAACCGGGCGCAGCCGCGA
Coding sequences within:
- a CDS encoding efflux RND transporter permease subunit, whose translation is SRLRPVIMTALMASLGLLPAALSHGIGSETQKPLAIVVIGGLITATILSLLILPTVYEWVYSSKSERARKK